The genomic DNA CCGGCTATATGCGCCTCTTGTCGGGCCGCTTTATTGTTCCCTATGAAGGCCGCATCCTCAATATTCATCCCTCCCTGCTCCCGCTTTTCCCTGGGCTACACACCCATCAGCGGGCATTGGATGCAGGCATGAAAGTCGCAGGCTGCACCGTTCATCTGGTCACGGAAGGAATGGATGAAGGTCCGATTCTCGCACAAGCGGCAGTTCCGGTGCTCGCTGGTGACGATGCCGAAGCGCTCGCAGCCCGCGTTCTCAAAGCCGAACATCAACTTTATGCGCTGGCCCTACGTAAATTTGCCGATGAGCAAAACGGCCAGCCGGATATGGCCGATGCGATGGTTTTGAGCGCCTGATGGCGCTCTTTCCATGTTCAACCGCGGCAAATTAATCACAGACGAAGTTTTTTGTTAATAAAACTTTAATTTCCCGCAAAAAGCTCTAATTCCCCTTCGTAACGGAACTTGCTTCGGCAAATCTCGTTAAGGGACGTGTAAGCGTCTCTTTCAATGTGTGTTTTAGAAGAGGACAAGGACATGTCTCTCCGTTTTTCGACTTCCTTCCTTTCGGCAATGGCCGTCATTTCAGGCATTGCGGTCACGGCTCCAGCCATTGCTGCCGACTACGTAGCTCCTCCCGCTTCGGGTCGCACCCAGCCGCGCTCGGAAGTCGGCACGCTGTCCTGCGATATCTCCCCTGCCATCGGCGTCATCATCGGCAGCCAGCAGGATGTGGACTGCGTATTCAGCCCAGCCCGTGGACGTGGTCCAGCTGAACGTTATACAGGGACGATTACCAAGCTCGGCATCGATGTCGGCTTCATCAATGGCGGTCGTGTCGCCTGGGCCGTCTGGGCTCCCACCGTTCGTCCCGAGGGCGCTCTTCAGGGCCGTTATGTCGGCGCATCTGCCAATGCAGCGATCGGCGTCGGCTTCGGCACCAACATCCTGACCGGCGGTTCGTGGAAGACGATTTCGCTTCAGCCGATCTCGCTTCAGGGCCAGCGCGGCCTGAATGCAGCTGTGGGTGTTTCCAAGCTGAAACTGCGTTACGCTGGCTAACGAGCAGCGCGAATAAACAACAACGCCGGGGCGCATATATAGTTTATATATGCGCCCCGGCGTTGTTGGATAAATATTTATGAGTTTATTTTTCGAATCCAGATCTTGGTATCATGCACCGCCAGCCCGCCATAGGGTGCGGCAGGTTCAGCGCCGATCAATATATTGATCCCCTCGCCGCGCTCGAATGTCGAGTTCGGGAAAATGCCCTCCGACACCACAACACCACGCTTTTGCCCGGCACGCAGCACGGCATGAAGCACCAGCTCGCCGCGATGATTGCCTATCTCGATCCGCTCGCCATTCTCGATGCCAAGCTCAGCCGCATCGTCGGGATGGATAAGCAGTTCAGGCCGGATTTCCTTGGCAAGCGACGTGGGCGTCTCGGCAAAGGTCGAATTCAGGAAATTATGCGCCGGTGAGGTCGTCATCCGGAATGGATGCTCGGCATCCGCCGTTTCGATCACTTCCCAATGGTCCGGAAATTCCGGTATCGACTGGAAGGGGCCCTGCAGCCCCATGACTTCCGGCGGCTTGTTCGGCGACGGGCTTCCGGTCCAGTCAGGACGAAAGCGGAATTTGCCATCCGGCCATTTGAAGCCATTGATATAATGCGCTTCTTCGAAGGGTGGCTGCAGATCGACAAAGCGCTTTTCCTTCAATTCGTCGAATTGCGGCAGGTCGCTATTGGCGTTCATATTGTCGATCAGCGTGCGTTCATCCAAATCGAAGCCCGGCAGATCGCCAACGCCGAGGCGCTTTGCCAGTTCGTTGATAACGAAGATATTCGGACGCGCATCGGCGAGAGGCTCGATCAGCTTCGGCCCCAGAACCACATGCTGCTGCCCACCGCCGCGATAGATATCGTCATGCTCAAGGAATGTCGTCGCAGGCAGGACGACATCGGCCATCTTCGCCGTATCGGTCATGAACTGTTCGTGCACTGCAACGAAAAGATCCTCGCGCGCGAAACCTTTGCGAACCAGCCTCTGTTCCGGTGTCACA from Brucella anthropi ATCC 49188 includes the following:
- a CDS encoding DUF992 domain-containing protein, producing MSLRFSTSFLSAMAVISGIAVTAPAIAADYVAPPASGRTQPRSEVGTLSCDISPAIGVIIGSQQDVDCVFSPARGRGPAERYTGTITKLGIDVGFINGGRVAWAVWAPTVRPEGALQGRYVGASANAAIGVGFGTNILTGGSWKTISLQPISLQGQRGLNAAVGVSKLKLRYAG
- the purN gene encoding phosphoribosylglycinamide formyltransferase, which gives rise to MSRKRVVIFISGGGSNMEALIRAAQAADFPAEVVAVFSDKEEAGGLAKAKAAGIATQVFKRKDFASKDEHEDAILDALAALKPDMICLAGYMRLLSGRFIVPYEGRILNIHPSLLPLFPGLHTHQRALDAGMKVAGCTVHLVTEGMDEGPILAQAAVPVLAGDDAEALAARVLKAEHQLYALALRKFADEQNGQPDMADAMVLSA